In Serratia liquefaciens ATCC 27592, the genomic stretch AAACCGCAGGTGTCCTACCGCGAAACTATCCGCAAGCGCGTGACCGACGTGGAAGGCAAGTTCGTGCGCCAGTCCGGCGGTAAAGGCCAGTACGGCCACGTGGTATTGACGGTGGAACCCAATGAGCCGGGCAAGGGCTTTGAATTTTTCGATGAAATCAAAGGCGGCGTGATCCCGGGCGAATTTATCCCGGCGGTGAGAAAAGGCGTGCTGGAAGCCTTGAATAACGGCGTGCTGGCTGGCTATCAGGTGGTCGATGTCAAAGTGCACCTGACCTTTGGCTCTTACCACGACGTCGACTCCTCGGAGCAGGCGTTCCGTATGGCGGCCATCTTCGGTTTTAAAGAGGCCTGCCGTCAGGCGGATCCGGTGATCCTCGAACCCATTATGTCGGTAGAGGTAGAAACGCCCGAAGATTACGCCGGCAGCGTGATGGGCGATCTGTCGTCACGGCGCGGACTGGTGCAAGGGATGGAAGATATTCCGGGCGGCGGCGGCAAGGAGATTCATGCCAAGGTGCCGCTGTCGGAGATGTTTGGCTATTCCACCACCTTGCGCTCGATGTCGCAGGGGCGCGCCACCTACACCATGGAGTTCAGCCACTACGCCGAAGCCCCGCGCAATGTGGCCGAAGAGATCATTCACCACAGCAAAAAGTAAACTTACCGCCTGCCGCGCTCTGCGGCAGGCATTACTCCTTGGCCCCAATACTGACCACCACCGGCTGTGGCTTAATCCGCATCGCAGACACCACTCCCACGATCAGGCAGGCAATACCGCCCAACGTCAGCAGCGGTGGCCAGGCCTGGCGCAGCATAAAGGTGTAAGCCAACCCCGCCAGAATTTCGAAGACGATCAGCGGCCCGACCAACACCGTCGGCAGGCGCTGACTCGCCTCATTCCAGCACAATGCGCCAATCCACGAACACAACATGCCAATGGCAATCATCAACGGGACAAATACTTCAGGCCTGGGTCCGAAAGGCAATGCAAACTCCGGCTGGGTAAAAGCCAATTGACCGCAAACCACCACGTAACCGATCAGTGCCAGCGGCAGCGTCACCAGCCCCTGAGCCGTTGCCCAGGTCGCGGACCTTTGCCCCGGGTTCTCCCGCAGCCAGCGGGCATTACGCAATGGGAACCAGGTCCAGCACGCCACCGCCAACACCGCCAGACCCAAGCCGCTGGTATAACGCCAGACGTCAACCGGGGCCGTATTGCCCTGCAGTTCGGCAACGTTGACCAATGCCAGACCGCAGGCAATCAGCACCAGCGCCGGTGTCAGTTTACGCCAGGAAAGTCGGCCATCGTGCTGGCTGTAAAACAGGTTGGCGGTCACCGAAATGACCACCGGCAGCGTACCGATAATCATGGTAGAAACCGGCGCGCCAGTACGTTGAATGGCACTCGCCAGGCACAGGTAATACAGCAGGTTGCCAATCGCCGTTAGCTTTAACGCCTCCAGCCAATCGTGACGATGTAACTTTTTCAAACGATGACGATCAAACCACGCCAACGGCAAGGCAATCAGCCCAAAGGCCAGATAACGCCCGGTCGACTGCAACGCCGCCGGGTATTCAGGGATTAACACCGGGCCGACAAAAATCAGCCCCCACATCAGCCCGGCAGACAAGGCAAATAACACGCCGACAAACATAATGACTCCATCAACAACCGGGTACAGCAATGCGAACCCGTGATTAAATACTTAGAGTCAGCCTAACGAGCTCGGGCGGGAAAATATTGTAGCAGGTTGCTGTTTTAGCGGTTGGTGACCTGTTTCTGGTAGCGCACTGGCGTGACACCGTAACGATTGGCAAAGGCGCGCGTCAAATGCGCCTGATCGGTCAACCCCGCCGCTGCCGCCACCTGGGCCGCGGGCATACCGCGCCCCAGCATCAGTTTGGCCTGTGACAGACGGATCGCCATCAGCATCTGTTGGGGGGATACGTGATATTGGGCTTTGAATTTACGCAGGAAATGATATGGGCTGAGCGAAACCAGCGCCGCTAACTGCTCCAGCGTAATGACAGAGGCAAAGTTATCGTGCAGGTAGCTTTTGACGATATCAAAACGGTGCGCCGCCTCTGCCTTCAACGGACGTGCCGCCTGAATGTGTGGGCGGAAAATGGCAATGACCTGCATCAGCAAGTCGTCGATGGTCAAGGGATCTTTGGCTTGCCACAGCGCGGCCAGGGTGGCGGACAATCGCTGCGCCGCCAATGGATCCTCGCGTACCGCTTCGGTAAACCAGAACCCCTGCTCACCCGACAGCAATTCCAGCGTGTCCGGCTCCAGATACAGCATCCGGTAATTCCAGCCGCCGGCGGTTTCCGCCTCGCCGGTGTGCAACTCGTCCGGGTTCATCAATACCAACGAACCCGGCGCCGCCAAATGTTGCGCGCCACGGTAGCGGAAACGTTCAGCGCCAAAATCGACGGTGCCAATGGCGAATGCATTGTGCGTGTGCGGCTCAAAAACATAGCGCTCTATATGGGCGTGATAAAGCTCAACGCCCGACACCTGCGGCAAATGCCGAAACTGCGCGCTGTCTTTTTCAAAGGGAAACTGTTGTGGAACACCCTGCACCTTGCCACCCTGCTTCTATTTCGCTGGTGCCGATATGATAGTCAACGCGGCAGGTTTTGAGTAGTGCGTAACGCGGTTCTCTGGACGCTGGTACTCATTCAGCGTAGGGTATTTTACTCAGCGCCCGGCGTCAGCAAGCCGGCACCGGCGTCTTGATTATCCCGCCGCAGAACGGGAAACCCGTTTTTAACCCCTTGAAAGTAAGAGGCAACAATGTATCCAGATACTCAACTCTATATCGACGGACAATGGCGTAACGCAGTCGCCGGCAAAACCACGCCGGTCACCAACCCCGCGACCGATGAGGTGATTGGCAGCGTGGCGCATGCCGCCGCAGCCGATCTTGATCTGGCACTGGACGCAACCGAACGCGGTTTTAAAGTCTGGCGCGACACCTCCGCCTATCAGCGTGCAAACCTGATGCGCAAGGCCGCAGCATTGTTGCGTGAGCGCGCCGAGAAGATCGCCGCCATCATGAGTCAGGAACAAGGCAAACCAGTGGCGCAGGCCAAGGTTGAAATTCTTAATTCGGCGGATGTGATCGACTGGTTTGCCGGCGAAGCCAGCCGCACCTACGGCCAGATTATCCCGTCCCGCAGTCGCGATGTGCAGCAGCAAACCCTCAAGCTGCCGGTTGGGCCGGTTGCCGCCTTCACCCCGTGGAACTTCCCGATTAATCAGATCGTACGCAAACTGTCCGCCGCGCTGGCAGCAGGCTGTTCGATCATCGTCAAAGGCCCAGAAGAAACTCCGGCCTCACCGGCGGAGCTGATCAGAGCCTTTGCCGACGCAGGCGTGCCGGCTGGCGTTATCGCGCTGGTATACGGGACTCCGGCGGAGATCTCCGAGTACCTGATCCCGCATCCGACCATTCGCAAAATCTCGTTCACCGGCTCCACCCGCGTGGGTAAACATTTGGCGGCACTGGCCGGCCAGCACATGAAAAAAGCCACCATGGAGCTGGGTGGCCACGCGCCGGTGTTGATTTTTGACGATGCCGATCTGGACGCTGCCGCCAAAGAGCTGGCGTTGGCCAAATTCCGCAACGCCGGCCAGGTCTGCATCGCCCCGACCCGTTTCCTGATCCAGCAAGGCGTTTATGAAGCCTTCGTTGAGAAATTCACCGCTGCGGTGCGTGATATCAAGCTGGGCAATGGTCTGGAGGAAGGCGTCACCATGGGCCCGATGGTTCTGCAACGCAGCGTAGAAGCCATTGATGCCTTTGTGAAGGATGCGATTGCCCAGGGTGCTAAAGCCACGACCGGCGGTCACCGGGTGGCGGGCGTCGGCAATTTCTTTGAACCGACGGTATTACGTGACGTGCCGTTGAGTGCGCGCGCGCGATGTCTGAAGAACCTTTTGGTCCGGTAGCCCTGCTGCGTCCGTTCACCACTTATGAGGAAGCCATTGCCGAGGCTAACCGCCTGCCATACGGTCTGGCGGCTTACGCCTACAGCCGCAGCATCGCCACGGTGACGGCGCTGGGACGCGATGTGGAAAGCGGCATGCTCAGCATCAACCATATCGGTTTTGGCCTGCCGGAAACGCCGTTTGGTGGGGTGAAAGACTCCGGCCACGGTACCGAAGGCGGCAGCGAAGCGATCGAATCCTATCTGGAAACCCGCTTCGTCACCGTCGCCGGCCGTTAAGCCATTCAGGCCGGTACATATGCCCCGTATCATTCATACGGGGCATTTTTTATCAGCCAACCTTGTCGAACAACACCCGCGCCGCCGGGGTCAAGCCCAGCATGTGAATGCAGGCATGCACCATGCCCGGCAGCCGCTCGCAACGCACCGCTACGCCCGCCTCCTGTAACCGCTTGGCATAAAGCTCGGCTTCATCACGCAACGGATCGTATTCGCAGCTGAGAATGGTCGCCGGGGGTAACCGCTGTAACCTTGGGGCATGCAGTGGCTCTGCGTAAGGATCCTGCGGCTTGTCCGCTTCGCCCAGATAGGTGTTCCAACAAAACGCCATCACTTCCCGCGTCAAATAATACCCTTGCGCGTACTCCTCATAGCTTGCGGTATCCATAGCACGACTCAATGCCGGATAC encodes the following:
- a CDS encoding DMT family transporter: MFVGVLFALSAGLMWGLIFVGPVLIPEYPAALQSTGRYLAFGLIALPLAWFDRHRLKKLHRHDWLEALKLTAIGNLLYYLCLASAIQRTGAPVSTMIIGTLPVVISVTANLFYSQHDGRLSWRKLTPALVLIACGLALVNVAELQGNTAPVDVWRYTSGLGLAVLAVACWTWFPLRNARWLRENPGQRSATWATAQGLVTLPLALIGYVVVCGQLAFTQPEFALPFGPRPEVFVPLMIAIGMLCSWIGALCWNEASQRLPTVLVGPLIVFEILAGLAYTFMLRQAWPPLLTLGGIACLIVGVVSAMRIKPQPVVVSIGAKE
- a CDS encoding AraC family transcriptional regulator, which codes for MQGVPQQFPFEKDSAQFRHLPQVSGVELYHAHIERYVFEPHTHNAFAIGTVDFGAERFRYRGAQHLAAPGSLVLMNPDELHTGEAETAGGWNYRMLYLEPDTLELLSGEQGFWFTEAVREDPLAAQRLSATLAALWQAKDPLTIDDLLMQVIAIFRPHIQAARPLKAEAAHRFDIVKSYLHDNFASVITLEQLAALVSLSPYHFLRKFKAQYHVSPQQMLMAIRLSQAKLMLGRGMPAAQVAAAAGLTDQAHLTRAFANRYGVTPVRYQKQVTNR